A genome region from Prinia subflava isolate CZ2003 ecotype Zambia chromosome 12, Cam_Psub_1.2, whole genome shotgun sequence includes the following:
- the BRD3OS gene encoding putative uncharacterized protein BRD3OS, whose amino-acid sequence MSDPVMNGRVPLPEKALSEGYARLRYRDTSLLIWQQQQQKLESAPPNTYLSRSRSMWYSQYGNEAILVRDKNKLDVSRDTGQSKFCAIM is encoded by the coding sequence ATGAGCGACCCGGTGATGAACGGCAGGGTGCCCCTGCCCGAGAAAGCCCTGTCCGAGGGCTACGCCCGCCTCAGGtacagggacacctccctgctcatctggcagcagcagcagcagaaactggAGTCGGCTCCCCCCAACACGTACCTGAGCCGCAGCAGGAGCATGTGGTACTCGCAGTACGGCAACGAGGCCATCCTGGTGCGGGACAAAAACAAGCTGGATGTCTCCAGGGACACGGGGCAGTCCAAGTTCTGTGCTATTATGTAA